One part of the Roseomonas gilardii genome encodes these proteins:
- a CDS encoding transporter substrate-binding domain-containing protein, with product MRRPGPLAFLLLALTWASPGSAQAQPGTAPAAPPPGFAGRELVIGTKDAPPFAMKDAEGQWQGISIDLWRHVAEGMKLRYRFEELPTVQALVDAVAAGRVDAGVAAITVTAARKRVIDFTQPFYATGLGVAVPSEGVTAWLPVLRTFLSFSFLQAVLALLGIALVVGVLVWLFERRHNKPYGGGAVRGLTAGVWWSAVAMTQAGAAQDGPVTTPGRILATVWMIASVVTIAVFIAGISSALTTQRLQGLVRNVNDLRGMRVGVVEGSSAAEFLTAQRVSWRGFSGPREGLAAVQKHQVDAFVYDRPLLSWMIRQDYSSLQLLGINLDVQNYAVALPEDNALRRSLDVALLDSLRGEWWQQTLFRYLGSAEMESAGR from the coding sequence ATGCGGCGTCCCGGGCCACTGGCTTTCCTGCTGCTGGCGCTGACCTGGGCGTCGCCAGGCAGCGCCCAGGCGCAGCCGGGCACGGCACCGGCGGCCCCCCCGCCGGGCTTCGCTGGCCGGGAACTGGTGATCGGCACCAAGGACGCGCCTCCCTTCGCGATGAAGGACGCGGAGGGACAGTGGCAGGGCATCAGCATCGACCTCTGGCGCCATGTCGCCGAGGGGATGAAGCTGCGCTACCGCTTCGAGGAGCTGCCGACCGTCCAGGCCCTGGTCGACGCGGTCGCGGCCGGGCGCGTCGATGCCGGCGTGGCCGCGATCACCGTCACCGCCGCCCGCAAGCGCGTCATCGACTTCACCCAGCCCTTCTATGCCACGGGCCTCGGGGTGGCCGTGCCCTCCGAGGGCGTGACGGCGTGGCTGCCGGTGCTGCGGACCTTCCTGTCCTTCAGCTTCCTGCAGGCCGTGCTGGCGCTGCTCGGCATCGCACTGGTGGTGGGCGTCCTGGTCTGGCTCTTCGAACGGCGACACAACAAACCCTATGGCGGTGGCGCCGTGCGGGGCCTGACGGCGGGGGTCTGGTGGTCCGCCGTGGCCATGACCCAGGCCGGTGCTGCGCAGGACGGGCCGGTGACCACGCCGGGCCGCATCCTGGCCACGGTCTGGATGATCGCCTCGGTGGTGACCATCGCGGTCTTCATCGCCGGCATCAGCTCCGCTCTGACCACCCAGCGCCTGCAAGGCCTGGTCCGCAACGTGAACGACTTGCGCGGCATGCGGGTCGGTGTGGTGGAGGGGTCCTCCGCCGCGGAGTTCCTGACAGCGCAGCGGGTGAGCTGGCGCGGCTTCTCCGGCCCCCGGGAAGGACTGGCGGCAGTGCAGAAGCACCAGGTCGATGCCTTCGTTTATGACCGTCCCCTGCTGAGTTGGATGATCCGGCAGGATTACTCCAGCCTGCAGCTTCTCGGTATCAATCTCGACGTGCAGAACTATGCCGTTGCCCTGCCCGAGGACAATGCGCTGCGCCGGTCCCTGGACGTAGCCCTGCTGGACTCGCTGCGGGGTGAATGGTGGCAACAGACTCTGTTCCGCTATCTCGGCTCGGCCGAAATGGAGAGCGCCGGGCGGTAG
- the mscL gene encoding large-conductance mechanosensitive channel protein MscL: MAIKVGEPAWVREFKTFIQRGNVVDLAVGVVIGAAFTTIVGSLVEDIINPIIGLLVGGIDFSNVFVVLSGERQPSLEATRNGGAAVLAVGRFINAIIKFGIVALAIFFLLKLLARFHFTTALEEKAPAGPTPTEKLLTEIRDELRRDSPPTVQPIAPSTL; this comes from the coding sequence ATGGCGATCAAGGTCGGCGAACCAGCTTGGGTGCGCGAATTCAAGACCTTCATTCAGCGGGGCAACGTCGTCGACCTGGCGGTCGGCGTGGTCATCGGCGCCGCCTTCACCACAATCGTCGGTAGCCTGGTCGAGGATATCATCAACCCGATCATCGGCCTCCTGGTCGGCGGGATCGATTTCTCGAACGTTTTCGTCGTTCTGTCCGGCGAAAGGCAGCCCTCGCTGGAGGCCACGCGCAACGGCGGGGCCGCGGTGCTCGCCGTCGGCCGGTTCATCAACGCCATCATCAAGTTCGGCATCGTGGCCCTGGCCATCTTCTTCCTGCTAAAGCTTCTGGCGCGCTTCCACTTCACCACCGCGCTGGAGGAGAAGGCGCCGGCTGGGCCGACGCCGACCGAGAAGCTGCTGACGGAGATCCGCGACGAACTGCGCCGGGATTCCCCGCCGACGGTTCAGCCGATCGCTCCCAGCACCCTCTGA
- a CDS encoding acyl-CoA dehydrogenase → MNAIPGSESKAKAPRPVFHWDDALLLEEQLNEEERMIRDAARAFCQDRLMPRVLEANRREHFDREIMNEFGEQGFLGATLEGYGCAGVGYVSYGLISREVERVDSGYRSAFSVQSSLVMYPIHAFGSEAQKEKYLPKLRSGEWVGCFGLTEPDAGSDPNSMRTRARKADGGYLVSGSKTWISNSPIADVFVVWAKDDEGTLRGFILEKGMKGLTAPKIEGKFSLRASVTGMIMMDEVFVPEENRLPGVKSFAGPFSCLNRARYGISWGVLGAAEDCWHRARDYTLNRIMFGRPLAQTQLIQKKLADMQTEITLGLQASLRVGRLFDEHKAAPEMISLVKRNNCGKALDIARMARDMHGGNGIVDEYHVIRHAMNLETVNTYEGTHDVHALILGRAQTGLNAF, encoded by the coding sequence ATGAACGCCATCCCCGGCAGCGAGTCGAAGGCCAAGGCCCCCCGCCCCGTCTTTCATTGGGATGACGCGTTGCTGCTGGAGGAGCAGCTGAACGAGGAGGAGCGCATGATCCGCGACGCGGCGCGCGCCTTCTGCCAGGACCGGCTGATGCCCCGCGTGCTGGAGGCCAACCGGCGCGAGCATTTCGACCGCGAGATCATGAACGAGTTCGGCGAGCAGGGCTTCCTGGGCGCGACGCTGGAGGGCTATGGCTGCGCAGGCGTCGGCTATGTCTCCTACGGGCTGATCTCGCGCGAGGTGGAGCGGGTCGATTCCGGCTACCGCTCCGCCTTCTCGGTGCAGTCCTCGCTGGTGATGTACCCGATCCACGCCTTCGGCTCCGAGGCGCAGAAGGAGAAATACCTGCCGAAGCTGCGCAGCGGCGAATGGGTCGGCTGCTTCGGCCTGACCGAGCCCGATGCCGGCTCCGACCCCAACTCCATGCGGACGCGGGCGAGGAAGGCCGATGGCGGCTACCTCGTTTCCGGCTCCAAGACCTGGATCAGCAACTCGCCCATCGCCGACGTCTTCGTGGTCTGGGCCAAGGACGACGAGGGCACCTTGCGGGGCTTCATCCTGGAGAAGGGGATGAAGGGGCTCACCGCGCCCAAGATCGAGGGCAAGTTCAGCCTGCGCGCCTCGGTCACCGGCATGATCATGATGGACGAGGTCTTCGTGCCCGAGGAGAACCGGCTGCCGGGGGTGAAGAGCTTCGCCGGCCCCTTCTCCTGCCTCAACCGCGCCCGCTACGGCATCTCCTGGGGCGTGCTGGGGGCGGCCGAGGACTGCTGGCACCGCGCCCGCGACTACACCCTGAACCGCATCATGTTCGGCCGCCCCCTGGCGCAGACGCAGCTGATCCAGAAGAAGCTCGCCGACATGCAGACGGAGATCACGCTGGGGCTGCAGGCCTCGCTGCGCGTGGGGCGGCTGTTCGACGAGCACAAGGCGGCGCCGGAGATGATCTCCCTGGTCAAGCGCAACAACTGCGGCAAGGCGCTCGACATCGCCCGCATGGCCCGCGACATGCACGGCGGCAACGGCATCGTGGACGAGTACCACGTCATCCGCCACGCCATGAACCTGGAGACGGTGAACACCTACGAGGGCACCCACGACGTCCATGCCCTGATCCTGGGCCGCGCCCAGACCGGCCTCAACGCGTTCTGA
- a CDS encoding electron transfer flavoprotein subunit alpha/FixB family protein: protein MSILVLADHDGSHVNQPTRSAIAAARKLAQAAGGEVHLLVSGAAAVAQSATAIAGIAKVLHAEGDGHMLAEPLSALLVELAPGYTHLLAPATAVGKNVMPRAAALLDVQPVSDISDVVDAETFVRPIYAGNALATVRSADAKKVVTVRAASFDPVAAEGGTASVESVAAVADPGVSSFVGAEIAKSERPELTAARVVISGGRAMGSAENFAILDKLADRLGAAVGASRAAVDAGYAPNDHQVGQTGKIVAPELYMAFGISGAIQHLAGMKDSKVIVAVNKDEEAPIFQVADYGLVGDLFSVVPELTSALDKAAAP from the coding sequence GTGAGCATCCTGGTCCTGGCCGACCATGACGGCAGCCACGTCAACCAGCCGACCCGCTCGGCGATCGCGGCGGCCCGGAAGCTGGCCCAGGCGGCGGGCGGCGAGGTGCACCTGCTGGTCTCGGGGGCGGCGGCGGTGGCGCAGTCCGCCACGGCAATCGCGGGCATCGCGAAGGTGCTGCATGCCGAGGGCGACGGGCACATGCTGGCCGAGCCGCTCTCGGCGCTGCTGGTGGAGCTTGCGCCGGGCTACACGCACCTGCTGGCCCCGGCCACGGCGGTGGGCAAGAACGTGATGCCGCGCGCGGCCGCGCTGCTGGACGTGCAGCCGGTCTCCGACATCTCGGACGTGGTGGATGCCGAAACCTTCGTGCGGCCGATCTATGCGGGCAACGCGCTGGCAACCGTGCGCTCGGCGGATGCGAAGAAGGTGGTGACGGTGCGGGCGGCCTCCTTCGACCCGGTGGCGGCCGAAGGCGGCACGGCGTCGGTGGAGAGCGTGGCGGCGGTGGCCGATCCGGGGGTGTCGTCCTTCGTGGGCGCCGAGATCGCCAAGAGCGAGCGTCCGGAGCTGACGGCGGCGCGGGTGGTGATCTCGGGCGGCCGGGCGATGGGGTCGGCGGAGAACTTCGCGATCCTGGACAAGCTGGCCGACCGGCTGGGGGCGGCGGTGGGGGCGAGCCGGGCCGCGGTGGATGCGGGCTATGCGCCCAACGACCACCAGGTGGGCCAGACCGGCAAGATCGTGGCGCCGGAGCTCTACATGGCCTTCGGCATCTCAGGGGCCATCCAGCACCTGGCGGGGATGAAGGACAGCAAGGTGATCGTGGCCGTCAACAAGGACGAGGAGGCGCCGATCTTCCAGGTCGCCGACTACGGCCTCGTCGGCGACCTCTTCTCCGTCGTCCCGGAACTTACCAGCGCGCTTGATAAGGCGGCCGCGCCCTGA
- a CDS encoding electron transfer flavoprotein subunit beta/FixA family protein: MKLLVPVKRVVDYNVKVRVKSDGSGVETANVKMSMNPFDEIAVEEAVRLKERGIASEIVAVSVGPAQAQEQIRTALAMGADRGILVEQEGAVEPLAVARILKALAEREQPGLIVLGKQAIDDDMNATGQMLAALLGWGQGTFASKVEVADGVARVTREIDGGLETVSLKLPAVVTTDLRLNEPRYASLPNIMKARKKPIETVKPSDLGVDASPRLTVLKVEEPAKRQAGVKVGSVAELVDKLRNEAKVI, translated from the coding sequence ATGAAGCTACTGGTGCCCGTGAAGCGGGTGGTGGACTACAACGTGAAGGTACGCGTGAAGTCGGACGGGAGTGGCGTCGAGACGGCGAACGTCAAGATGTCGATGAACCCGTTCGACGAGATCGCGGTCGAGGAAGCGGTGCGGCTGAAGGAGCGTGGCATCGCGAGCGAGATCGTGGCGGTCTCGGTGGGCCCGGCGCAGGCGCAGGAGCAGATCCGCACGGCGCTGGCGATGGGGGCTGACCGCGGCATCCTGGTGGAGCAGGAGGGCGCGGTGGAGCCGCTGGCGGTGGCGCGGATCCTCAAGGCGCTGGCCGAGCGCGAGCAGCCGGGGCTGATCGTGCTGGGCAAGCAGGCGATCGACGACGACATGAACGCCACGGGGCAGATGCTGGCGGCGCTGCTGGGCTGGGGGCAGGGGACCTTCGCGAGCAAGGTGGAGGTGGCCGACGGCGTGGCCCGGGTCACGCGCGAGATCGATGGCGGGCTGGAGACGGTGTCGCTGAAGCTGCCGGCGGTGGTGACCACGGACCTGCGGCTGAACGAGCCGCGCTATGCCTCGCTGCCCAACATCATGAAGGCGCGCAAGAAGCCGATCGAGACGGTGAAGCCGTCGGATCTGGGGGTGGATGCGAGCCCGCGGCTGACGGTGCTGAAGGTGGAGGAGCCGGCGAAGCGCCAGGCGGGGGTGAAGGTGGGCTCGGTGGCCGAGCTGGTGGACAAGCTGCGCAACGAAGCAAAAGTCATTTGA
- a CDS encoding acyl-CoA dehydrogenase family protein, producing the protein MDFDLTEEQNMLKDTISRWSAKNYGTLEALQAVRAEPLGFSEDRWAELAELGILGLPFSEADGGFGGGAVETLVVVEALGRALAPEPYLAGVVLGGGAVRLAGNKAQRAALVPGVADGSVRLAFAHSEIQARYDLHDVATTAELVDGAYRLNGSKTVVLNADAAKFLVLSARTAGSQRDPEGITLFIVPSDAEGISIRSYPTQDGGRAGDITLTDLHVSADAVLGTVGGALPVIERVVDGAIAALCAEAVGLMDALTDITVEYLKTRKQFGVPISSFQALQHKAVDMLVAVEQARSMALYASMMAESEDPDERRTALSAAKVQINRSARFVGQTAVQLHGGIGMTMEYIGAHYFRRLSMIELMFGDTSYHLRRVTMEGGLIKDA; encoded by the coding sequence ATGGATTTCGATCTGACCGAAGAGCAGAACATGCTCAAGGACACCATCTCGCGCTGGTCGGCAAAGAACTATGGCACCCTGGAGGCGCTGCAGGCCGTCCGTGCCGAGCCCCTGGGCTTCTCCGAGGACAGGTGGGCGGAACTCGCGGAACTCGGCATCCTCGGCCTCCCCTTCTCCGAGGCGGATGGCGGCTTCGGTGGAGGCGCCGTCGAGACGCTGGTGGTGGTGGAAGCGCTCGGCCGCGCGCTCGCGCCGGAGCCGTATCTGGCCGGGGTTGTTCTCGGTGGTGGAGCCGTGCGCCTCGCGGGCAATAAGGCGCAGCGTGCGGCCCTGGTTCCCGGCGTGGCCGATGGCTCGGTGCGCCTGGCTTTCGCACATTCGGAAATCCAGGCGCGCTATGATCTCCATGACGTCGCGACCACGGCGGAGCTCGTGGATGGCGCCTATCGCCTGAATGGCAGCAAGACGGTGGTCCTCAATGCGGACGCGGCAAAGTTCCTGGTCCTGAGCGCGCGCACCGCCGGCAGCCAGCGCGATCCGGAAGGGATCACGCTGTTCATCGTCCCGTCCGATGCCGAAGGCATCTCCATCAGGAGCTATCCCACCCAGGATGGCGGACGTGCGGGGGATATCACCCTCACCGACCTCCATGTGTCCGCGGATGCTGTCCTCGGGACCGTCGGTGGTGCCCTGCCCGTCATCGAGCGGGTCGTGGATGGTGCCATTGCGGCGCTCTGCGCCGAAGCGGTCGGGCTCATGGACGCGCTGACCGATATCACCGTAGAGTATCTGAAGACGCGCAAGCAGTTTGGCGTTCCCATTAGCTCCTTCCAGGCTCTGCAGCACAAGGCGGTGGACATGTTGGTCGCCGTCGAGCAGGCCCGGTCCATGGCGCTCTATGCGAGCATGATGGCGGAATCCGAGGATCCCGATGAGCGCCGCACGGCTCTTTCCGCCGCCAAGGTCCAGATCAACCGTTCGGCGCGGTTTGTGGGGCAGACGGCGGTGCAGCTGCATGGCGGCATCGGCATGACCATGGAGTATATCGGTGCGCACTACTTCCGCCGGCTTTCCATGATCGAGCTGATGTTCGGCGATACCTCCTATCACCTGCGCCGGGTCACGATGGAAGGTGGCCTGATCAAGGATGCCTGA
- a CDS encoding acyl-CoA dehydrogenase family protein yields the protein MELRFTPEENAFRQEVRHFFRTAIPEEIRTKVSEGRKLSREDYVTSQRILNDKGWAVPHWPLEHGGQDWTPVQRYIFMEELMQSAVPLPLQFNCFMVGPVIATFGNDQQKERFLPRIRSLEDWWCQGFSEPGAGSDLASLKTRAVREGDHYIVNGQKTWTTLGQYANWMFCLVRTDTTVKKQAGISFILIDMETPGITVRPIITIDGRHEVNEVFLDNVKVPVENLVGEENKGWDYAKFLLANERTGIARIGMSKERIARIKRLAKATPAGGGSMWDDMDFRSRLASTEIELKALEITQMRVVAAQATRDPTKPDPASSILKIKGSELQQATTELLLELAGPQALPAERPDTGHNDMESLFAWADTAAPVYFNHRKVSIYGGSNEIQHNVIAKAILGL from the coding sequence ATGGAACTGCGCTTCACGCCCGAGGAAAACGCCTTCCGCCAGGAGGTGCGCCACTTCTTCCGCACAGCGATCCCGGAGGAGATCCGGACGAAGGTTTCGGAAGGCCGCAAGCTGAGCCGGGAGGACTATGTGACCTCCCAGCGCATCCTGAACGACAAGGGATGGGCCGTGCCGCACTGGCCGCTGGAGCATGGCGGCCAGGACTGGACGCCCGTCCAGCGCTATATCTTCATGGAAGAGCTGATGCAGTCGGCCGTTCCGCTGCCGCTGCAGTTCAACTGTTTCATGGTGGGACCCGTCATCGCGACCTTCGGCAACGATCAGCAGAAGGAACGCTTCCTTCCCCGGATCAGGAGCCTGGAGGACTGGTGGTGCCAGGGGTTCTCCGAACCCGGCGCGGGCTCCGATCTCGCTTCGCTGAAGACGCGGGCGGTTCGGGAGGGGGACCATTACATCGTCAACGGGCAGAAGACCTGGACCACGCTGGGCCAGTACGCGAACTGGATGTTCTGCCTCGTCCGGACCGATACGACGGTGAAGAAGCAGGCCGGGATCTCCTTCATCCTCATCGACATGGAGACGCCGGGCATCACCGTCCGTCCCATCATCACCATCGATGGCCGGCATGAGGTGAACGAGGTCTTCCTCGACAATGTCAAGGTCCCCGTCGAGAACCTGGTGGGCGAGGAGAACAAGGGATGGGACTATGCCAAGTTCCTCCTGGCCAATGAACGGACGGGCATTGCGCGCATCGGCATGTCGAAGGAGCGGATAGCCCGCATCAAGCGCCTCGCCAAAGCCACGCCGGCCGGCGGGGGCAGCATGTGGGACGACATGGATTTCCGTTCGCGGCTGGCCTCCACGGAGATCGAGCTCAAGGCGCTGGAGATCACGCAGATGCGCGTGGTGGCGGCCCAGGCCACACGCGATCCGACGAAGCCCGACCCCGCATCCTCGATCCTCAAGATCAAGGGATCGGAGTTGCAACAGGCCACGACCGAACTGCTCCTGGAGCTTGCCGGTCCTCAGGCATTGCCGGCCGAACGGCCCGACACCGGCCACAACGACATGGAATCGCTCTTTGCCTGGGCGGATACGGCGGCGCCCGTCTATTTCAATCACCGCAAGGTATCCATCTACGGCGGATCCAACGAGATCCAGCACAACGTGATCGCCAAGGCGATCCTGGGCCTCTGA
- a CDS encoding acetyl-CoA C-acyltransferase has translation MIDAVIVSTARTPIGKAQRGAFNMTKGADMAAHAIRHAMARGHVDPAEVEEIVLGCGYPEGATGGNVARHAGFVAGIPAQSAGVTVSRFCASGLEAIAFAARRIALDGVPVAVAGGVESISLVQPVNRELFRNDWLMANKPEIYATMIETGDTVAHRYGVSREAQDLFALASQQRTARAQAEGLFDAEVVPITVRKAVTDKATGESRLETVTLAKDEGNRPDTTIEALSNLKPVRGEGQFVTAGNASQLSDGASATVLMSSAEAKRRGAEVLGIFRGYASAGCEPDEMGVGPVHAVPRLLERQGLKVSDIGLWELNEAFASQSVYCRDRLGIDPEIVNVNGGAISVGHPFGMSGARLVGHAVLEGRRRGVRFAVVTMCVAGGMGAAGLIEINPGSN, from the coding sequence ATGATCGACGCCGTCATTGTCTCCACTGCCCGCACCCCGATCGGGAAGGCGCAGCGCGGAGCATTCAATATGACCAAGGGCGCGGACATGGCCGCCCATGCCATCCGGCACGCCATGGCGCGGGGCCATGTCGATCCCGCGGAGGTGGAAGAGATCGTCCTCGGCTGCGGCTATCCCGAAGGCGCCACGGGCGGGAATGTCGCGCGTCATGCCGGTTTTGTCGCCGGCATCCCCGCCCAGTCGGCCGGTGTCACTGTCAGCCGGTTCTGTGCGTCCGGCCTTGAGGCGATTGCCTTTGCCGCGCGGCGCATCGCCCTCGATGGTGTCCCCGTTGCCGTCGCTGGTGGCGTCGAGTCCATCTCGCTGGTTCAGCCCGTCAATCGCGAGCTGTTCCGCAACGACTGGCTGATGGCCAACAAGCCCGAGATCTACGCCACGATGATCGAGACCGGTGACACTGTCGCCCATCGGTATGGCGTTTCCCGCGAGGCCCAGGATCTCTTCGCGCTCGCGAGCCAGCAGCGGACCGCGCGTGCCCAGGCCGAGGGTCTCTTCGACGCCGAGGTGGTGCCGATCACCGTCAGGAAGGCGGTCACCGACAAGGCAACGGGCGAGAGCCGGCTGGAGACCGTGACCCTGGCCAAGGACGAGGGGAACCGGCCCGATACCACCATCGAGGCGCTGTCGAACCTGAAGCCCGTGCGCGGGGAAGGTCAGTTCGTGACGGCCGGCAATGCCAGCCAGCTTTCCGACGGAGCCTCGGCCACCGTTCTCATGTCCTCCGCGGAAGCGAAGCGGCGTGGTGCCGAGGTCCTCGGCATCTTCCGTGGCTATGCGAGCGCGGGATGCGAGCCGGATGAAATGGGGGTCGGCCCGGTCCATGCCGTGCCGCGGCTGCTGGAGCGGCAGGGCCTCAAGGTCTCCGACATCGGGCTCTGGGAGCTGAACGAGGCCTTCGCCTCCCAGTCCGTCTATTGCCGGGACAGGTTGGGCATCGATCCGGAGATCGTGAACGTGAACGGTGGCGCCATATCCGTGGGCCATCCCTTCGGGATGAGCGGCGCGCGCCTGGTCGGTCATGCCGTGCTGGAGGGGCGCCGCAGGGGCGTGCGCTTCGCCGTCGTCACCATGTGCGTCGCCGGCGGCATGGGTGCCGCGGGCCTGATCGAAATCAACCCTGGGTCGAACTGA
- a CDS encoding AMP-binding protein — MAAEQAREGRSARDAGEAVRHPWMESFPDLCDWTAPLEITTLPELLATAVAHRGAAPALEFRGHVLSYEALGKEVERLASGFAASGIGHGDNVALLLPNTAYHPVSFFALTRLGARVVHISALDARREIIHKLEATQSRRIVTTNLPGFLPSALDMLDAHIVDEVIVGDDSRYGVGEVAALPIPHRAGVREMSGLLSDAPVTAALPSVDDIAVLQFTGGTTGLPKAAMLSHGNLTSAVSMYRLWQDGSRPLIPGAEKVIAVLPLFHIYALTTVLLRHLRDGNQILLRQRFDVETLIRDVAELKASQFSGVPTMWVSLLNRPGVEAVDFSSLKSCVSGGAPLPFEVQARIEAIIGNQLNNGWGMTETGPAGSRVPYRTPRRPGLIGAPLPGLAMRIVSQDDPSQELKPGDVGEIAIRGPNVFKGYLNDEAGTAAAFRDGWFLTGDMGRMDDTGLFEIVDRRKNMIISSGFNVYPAVIENAIYEHPSVEEVIVIGVPDSYRGQSAKAYLKLKAGAATFSLEELMEFLADRLGRHEMPRAIEFREALPRSPVGKLLPKVLLAEIAAAADTPSATTMDRNH; from the coding sequence ATGGCGGCGGAACAGGCACGGGAAGGCAGGTCGGCGCGGGATGCCGGCGAGGCGGTGCGCCATCCATGGATGGAGAGCTTTCCGGATCTCTGCGACTGGACCGCGCCACTGGAGATCACCACCCTGCCCGAGCTCCTGGCGACGGCCGTCGCCCATCGCGGCGCGGCGCCGGCTCTGGAGTTCCGCGGCCATGTGCTGAGCTACGAGGCCCTCGGGAAGGAGGTCGAGCGCCTCGCGAGCGGCTTCGCGGCCTCGGGGATCGGGCATGGGGACAATGTGGCGCTCCTGCTTCCGAACACCGCGTATCATCCGGTCTCCTTCTTCGCCCTGACGCGGCTCGGGGCGAGGGTCGTGCATATCAGCGCCCTGGATGCCCGCCGGGAGATCATCCACAAGCTGGAAGCGACGCAGAGCCGCCGCATCGTCACGACCAACCTCCCGGGCTTCCTGCCCAGTGCGCTGGACATGCTGGACGCGCACATCGTGGACGAGGTTATCGTCGGGGATGACAGCCGGTATGGCGTGGGCGAAGTCGCCGCCCTGCCCATCCCACATCGGGCGGGTGTTCGGGAGATGTCGGGCCTTCTCAGCGATGCGCCCGTCACGGCGGCACTTCCGTCCGTCGATGACATCGCCGTGCTGCAGTTCACGGGCGGAACCACCGGCCTGCCGAAAGCCGCCATGCTGAGCCATGGCAACCTGACATCGGCGGTGAGCATGTATCGCCTCTGGCAGGACGGCAGCCGGCCGCTCATCCCCGGAGCGGAAAAGGTCATTGCCGTCCTGCCGCTGTTCCACATCTATGCGCTGACCACCGTGCTCCTGCGCCACCTGCGCGACGGCAACCAGATCCTTCTTCGCCAGCGCTTCGATGTCGAGACGCTGATCCGGGACGTGGCGGAGCTGAAGGCCAGCCAGTTCTCCGGCGTGCCCACCATGTGGGTGTCGCTGCTGAACCGGCCGGGCGTCGAGGCGGTGGACTTCTCCTCCCTCAAATCCTGCGTCTCGGGTGGCGCGCCCTTGCCGTTCGAGGTGCAGGCAAGGATCGAGGCCATCATCGGCAACCAGTTGAACAATGGCTGGGGCATGACGGAGACCGGACCCGCGGGATCCCGCGTGCCCTATCGCACGCCGCGCCGGCCCGGGCTGATCGGTGCGCCACTTCCCGGGCTCGCGATGCGCATCGTGTCCCAGGACGATCCCTCTCAGGAGTTGAAGCCCGGGGATGTCGGGGAAATCGCCATCCGTGGCCCCAACGTGTTCAAGGGCTACCTGAATGACGAGGCGGGAACGGCGGCGGCCTTTCGGGATGGCTGGTTCCTTACCGGCGACATGGGGCGCATGGACGATACGGGTCTCTTCGAGATCGTGGATCGCCGCAAGAACATGATCATCTCATCCGGCTTCAACGTGTATCCGGCGGTGATCGAGAACGCGATCTACGAGCATCCATCCGTCGAGGAGGTGATCGTCATCGGCGTACCGGACAGCTATCGCGGGCAATCGGCGAAGGCCTATCTGAAGCTCAAGGCGGGAGCCGCCACCTTCTCCCTGGAAGAACTGATGGAATTCCTGGCGGACCGTCTCGGACGTCACGAGATGCCGCGCGCCATCGAATTCCGCGAGGCGCTGCCGCGCAGCCCCGTCGGCAAGCTGCTGCCGAAGGTGCTCCTCGCCGAGATCGCCGCCGCGGCGGATACGCCATCCGCCACCACCATGGACCGGAATCACTGA